GTGCCTTGGTAATATCACCGGCAATGATAACTTTCTGAGGGTTAAATAAGTTAATCGTCATCGCGATAGCTTTACCTAACTGGTTTCCTACTCGAACTAAGCTTTGCTTGGCTAGTTCGTCACCATTGATCGCGTGATCACAAACATCTTGGATCGTAATTCGTTCAAGCTCTGTTAAAGAAGACTCGTAGCCTTGCTTAATCAGCTTCTGCACTCGCTCAACGATAGCTGGGTTTGCGGCTACGGTTTCAAGGCAGCCGAAGTTACCACATTGGCACTGCTCGCCTAGCGGATCAATTTGGATGTGACCAATTTCACCGACGTTACGGTTATGGCCTAAGAAAACTTGACCATTAACGATAATACCTGCACCTGTACCACGGTGAACACTGACCAAAATAGAATCTTGACTGTCTTTACTTGCTCCGAAGTAGTGCTCAGCAAGCGCCATTCCTCGAACATCATTCCCAACAAAACAAGCGACATGGAATGTGTCGCGAATAATATCGCTTAATGCGAGGTTATCGATGTCTGTGTTTGGCATGTACTCAACGACACCTGTCGTCGGGTTAACCAAGCCTGGAAGAGTGACACCAATGGCAATCAGTTGGTCGATCTTTGGTTGATGTTCAGCAATGAAAGCCTTCAAGTTATTGACCAAGCCTTGAGTAAGGTCTGATTGGTCGGAATAATTCAGGTCTTGCTGCTGGAAAGCCAACTCACGACCACCAAGGTCATGCAGGCTTATTTGAATATAGTCTCGGCCTAAGCGCACAGCGACAGAATGAAAAGGCTCTACTTCTGTGGTCAGGGAGATAGCGCGTCTACCGCCAGTAGACGCTTGCTGCGCGACCTCTTTAATTAGGCCGCGCTCTAAAAGTTGGCGGGTAATTTTTGTAACACTTGCCGGTGCGAGTTGGCTTACATCAGCCACTTGTATACGACTGATAGGCCCTTGTTGGTCTATTAGTCGGTATACCGCCGCACTGTTTAGTTGTTTAACTAAGTCTACGTTACCTATTTGTCCGCCATTCATACTTAATTGTGCTCGTATTGTCCGTTAACAACAGTCGCTTTAACGTTAAAATCTCGGTCAAATACAGCTAGGTTTGCAACCATGCCTTTTTTGATTCGACCTAGCTTGGTTTCTACACCGATAGCCGTAGCTGGGTATAGCGTAGCCATGCGAAGAGCTTCGTCTAAAGCGATACCAGCGTGCTCAACTGTATTCTGAACTGCTTCAATCATAGTCAGAGCCGAGCCGCCCAGTGTGCCGTTTTCATCAACACACTTACCATCTCGGTAATATACTTTCTTACCGACAAAAATAAAGTATTCCATGTCAGCACCTGCAGGAGCTGTGGCATCCGTCACTAATACCAACTTTTCTCCCTTGATTTTATGCGCAATTCTGATGTTTGCGTAATCAACGTGGAAACCGTCGGCAATGATGCCTGCGTACACCTCAGGTGTATCGTAAATCGCGCCAACCACACCAGGTTCACGACCAACCATAGGTGTCATTGCATTGAATAGATGCGTTGCAAACGTGATTCCCGATTCAAAACCTTGACGCGCTTCTGCGTAAGTTGCGTTGGTGTGACCAATAGAAACAACTACGCCAGCTTTACGTAGACGCTCGATGTGTTCTGGGTCGTTAAGCTCAGGAGCTAGTGTTACTTTCGCAACAAGGTCACTGTTCTCACAGATAAGCTCGATCATTTCGCTATCAGATTTGCGGATGTGATCGACGCTGTGGATGCCTTTTTTTGCAACGTTTAGGTACGGACCTTCAAGGTGCAGGCCTAAAGATTGGTTTTGGTATTGGTTGTGGTACTCGCGAGCTGCTGTGATAACGGCACGCATGTCTTCATCTGATGAAGTGATTAGCGTTGGAAGGAAGCTAGTACAGCCAGATTTAAGGTTTGCTTCGTGCATGATCTGCATGGTTTCTGCAGTGATCTCATCATTAAGCATTACACCGCCACAACCATTCAGTTGTAGATCAATGAAACCCGGGCTTAGGTTTGCTCCGTCTAGGTCGCGAACCTCGATTCCTTCTGGCAATTCAGAGATAGGACAAACTTTTTTGATCAGTTCGTTTTCAATTACAACAGCATGATCGGTTAGAACATCACTACCAGTGTAAATTTTACAGTTACTTAGCGCGTACATAGTCAGCTAATCCTTATTTCTTGAGATCTTTTAAATTCGTTCGTTACCTAAATGCGGACTTAGTTTGCGAGCATCATTTACGTAACGATTTATCTTTTATGGGCAAACGGCTCCAAAGTGGGAGTCTACTTAAGTTGTTGAAAAACAAATGAACAATCAGTCTTTATTATACATTTAGGTTCATTGTTAATGGTTATTCATACGGCAATGCAAGCCCAGAGATACCATCTTTTTGCCTAATGAGTAGATTTGGATTTTATCTATAAATGTTCATTTTTTTGAATGATAAAATAAGTTTTATGATCTCGCTAGCAAAAACCTCTGGATTTGGTAAAAACTGGTGATTACGATCACAAATGGTAAGGTTTTAATTTGCGGAGCAAAATTAATTGAATACACTGAATAGGACTAAATTGAGCGACTAAAATAAGTTTCTCAAACGAATTCTAAAAAATCCTATAGGGGGAAACAACTGGTGAATATTCTAGGATATGCACAGAAGCTTGGTAAGGCGTTAATGCTACCAATCGCAACGCTTCCGATTGCGGCGCTTCTTTTACGTTTAGGTCAAGGCGATCTACTTGATATTCCATTCATGGCGCAAGCTGGTGGTGCTATCTTCGGTAACCTACCATTGCTATTTGGTCTAGGTATCGCGATTGGTCTTTCTAAAGACGGTAACGGCGCAGCAGGTCTTGCTGGTGCAGTTGCTTACTTCGTACTAACAGCGACAGCAACGACAATTAACGCAGACGTTAACATGTCATTCTTCGGCGGTATCTTCGCTGGTATCATCGCAGGTCACTCTTACAACGCTTTCCACGCGACACGCCTTCCAGAGTGGCTGGCTTTCTTCGCGGGTAAACGTTTAGTACCTATCATGGCCGGTCTATTTGCACTTGTTGCAGGTGCTGTGTCTGGTGTGGTTTGGCCTGGTGTTCAATCTGGTCTAGACGCACTTGCTCACGCAGTATCAACGTCTGGCGCTATCGGCCAATTCGTTTACGGTACTCTTAACCGTGCACTTATCCCTGTAGGTCTACACCATGTATTGAACTCATATTTCTGGTTCGGTATGGGTACATGTCAAGAAATCATCGTTGCTGGTCAAGGCGCATTCGCTAATATCACTCAACTTTGTGTTGACCCAGCACTGGCTAAAACTCTAGTTGTTGGCCAAGAGCACACATTCACATTCGCTAACTCTGTAACTCCAGAAATCACTACTGTAGTTAAAGAAGTGACTGAAACTGTTAAATCTGGTGACCTACACCGTTTCTTCGGCGGTGATAAAGGCGCTGGCGTATTCATGAACGGTTTCTTCCCTGTAATGATGTTCGGTCTACCAGGCGCTGCACTTGCAATGTACCTAGCTGCTCCTGCTGAAAAACGTAGCCAAGTTGGTGGCGCACTATTCTCAGTTGCATTCTGTTCATTCCTAACAGGTATCACAGAGCCGCTAGAATTCATGTTCGTATTCCTAGCTCCTGCTCTATACGCAATGCACGCCGTATTTACAGGTCTGTCTCTAGTAGTTGCTAACATGTTTGGTACTCTGCACGGTTTCGGTTTCTCTGCTGGTCTTATCGACTTCGTATTGAACTGGGGTCTAGCAACTAAACCATTCGTACTACTACTAATCGGTCTTGGCTTCGGTGCTCTATACTTCTTCACTTTCTCTTTCGCAATCCGCGCTTTCAACTTGAAATCGCCAGGTCGTGAAGATGATGACGAAGCTGTTGCAGCTCCTGCTGGCGACGCACCAAAGGGCGACCTGGCACGTCAATACCTGAAAGCTCTAGGTGGTCACGACAACCTAACTTCAATCGACGCTTGTATCACTCGTCTACGTCTAACCCTTAAAGACCGCTCTGTTGCTGATGAAGTTGTTCTTAAGAAACTAGGTGCTAAAGGTGTGGTAAAACTAGGTGAAAACAACCTACAGGTTATCCTAGGCCCACTAGCTGAAATCGTAGCTGGCGAAATGAAAGCTATCGGTGCAGGTGAAGACCTATCTGATGTAAAACTTCCATAGTCAGGGAAGTACTTAACTGAGCTGTAATTAATACTCTCAAGTAAGTGTCAAATTGAAAGCCTCCCACATGGGAGGCTTTTTTGTGCCTACGATCTAAGAGTAACGAACGCGGTTCGTTCTATTCTTCATCGAATAGCAGAAATAATCGCAATTAAGGGACGGTTCTTATTGTGCAAAGGCAAAGAATTGTGGATGATTAGCAACAATGATCTTTCTATCTTTGACCGGTGCTCTAACCGACCGTTTCTTTGAGATGAAAGGTAACTTTCTCTGACAATACTAAATACATAGAGGTGCTATAGATGAGTGAAGCTGAGGCTCGTCCATCGAATTTCATTCGCCAAATTATTGATAAAGATTTAGCGGATGGTACACACAGTAGCGTGCATACTCGTTTCCCGCCGGAACCAAATGGCTACCTGCATATTGGTCACGCTAAATCTATTTGCTTGAACTTTGGTATTGCTCAGGACTACCAGGGACAATGTAATCTTCGTTTCGATGATACAAACCCTGAAAAAGAAGACGTTGAATACGTTGAGTCAATTAAGAATGATGTAAGCTGGTTAGGCTTCGAATGGTCTGGTGATATTTGTTACTCATCAAACTACTTCGATACGCTTTACGCTTATGCTGTGGAATTAATTAATAAAGGCTTAGCGTATGTTGACGAGCTAAGTCCTGATCAAATCCGTGAGTACCGTGGCACGCTAAAAGAGCCAGGTAAAGCGAGCCCATACCGTGATCGTAGCCCTGAAGAAAACCTAGCGCTATTTGAAAAAATGCGTGACGGTGGCTTTGAAGAAGGTAAAGCGTGTCTGCGTGCTAAGATCGACATGAGTTCTTCATTCATGGTTATGCGCGATCCTGTTATCTATCGTGTTCGTTTTGCTCACCACCATCAAACTGCTGACAAGTGGTGCATTTACCCAATGTACGACTTTACTCACTGTATCTCTGATGCGCTGGAAGGTATTACGCACTCTATCTGTACGCTTGAATTCCAAGATAACCGTCGTTTGTACGATTGGGTTCTAGATAACATCACGATTGATTGCCAACCTCGTCAGTACGAGTTTAGCCGCCTGAATCTTGAATACACAGTGATGTCTAAGCGTAAGCTGAACCAACTTGTGGTTGAAAATCTCGTTCAAGGTTGGGATGACCCACGTATGCCTACTATTTCTGGCCTGCGTCGTCGTGGTTTTACTTCAAGCTCAATTCGTGAATTCTGTAAGCGTATTGGCGTGACTAAGCAAGAGAACATGATTGAATTCGGTTCACTTGAATCTTGCATCCGTGATGATCTGAACGAAAATGCACCTCGTGCAATGGCTGTTCTGGATCCAGTTAAGATCGTTATTGAAAACTACGAAGCCGATGCAGTAGAAACGCTAACTGTTGCAAACCACCCAAACAAGCCAGAAATGGGCACTCGTGAAGTACCATTTACACGTGAAGTTTGGATTGAACGTGATGACTTCCGTGAAGAAGCAAACAAGAAGTACAAGCGTTTGGTTCTAGGTAAAGAAGTTCGTTTACGTGGCGCTTACGTGATCAAAGCTGAGCGTATCGAAAAAGATGCAGAAGGCAACATTACCACTATCTTCTGTTCTTACGATAACGAAACACTGGGTAAGAACCCTGCAGATGGCCGCAAAGTGAAAGGTGTTATCCACTGGGTATCTGCTGATAAAGCGCTGCCTGCTGAGATTCGTTTGTACGATCGTCTATTCACAGTGGCAAACCCAGCCGCTGCTGATGACTTCGCTGCAACGCTAAACCCTGAATCACTTGTTACGCTAAACGGTTTTGTTGAACCTAGCTTAGCAGAAGGTGTTGCAGAGCAAGCGTACCAGTTTGAACGTACAGGTTACTTCTGTGTGGATTCGAAAGACTCTAAAGCAGGTGCATTAGTCTTCAACCGAACGGTTGGTCTACGTGACACTTGGGGTAAAACTGAAGCTTAATGCTTGAGTACTTAGTTTGTTAAAAGCGATCCAATAAAAAACCGGCTTAGAGCCGGTTTTTTTGTGTCTGAATAATGCGTGGATCTAAAGAATAATCTAGCGGACTTTCAGCCCTATATAAAAAACGCTGGCCTAAGCCAGCGTTCTATATTACTTCTTCGCTTTATGTGCGTCTGGATTGCCTTTGCAATCTCCGCTAATGCTTTTGCCGTATAAGTATAAACTGTGGTTTGTCAGTTGCACATTGTAACGCTGAGCAATCTCTTTTTGTCTTTCTTCGATGATGTCATCAGAGAATTCGATCACTTCACCACAGTCTAAACACACAAGGTGGTCGTGGTGGTGCTGTGTAGAAAGTTCAAATACAGACTTGCCGCCTTCGAAGTGGTGGCGAGTTACAATGCCAGCGTCGTCGAATTGGTTAAGTACTCGATAAACGGTTGCAAGACCGATTTCTTCACCTAGGTCAATCAGCTTCTTATATAAATCTTCAGCACTAATATGTTGGCAGTCTGGCTGTTGTAATACTTCTAAAATTTTGAGCCGTGGAAGGGTCACTTTAAGACCTGCATCTTTTAGCGCTTGATTATTGTCTGACATATACTTTCCTGTTGATGATCTGCAGCAATTAACAGAATTCAATATTAATACCATTATAGTTTAGTCAGACATAACAATAAACCACGAACTTCAAAGGGTTACTTACTGACATCACAATCTGTTTTGTAAATTGGAAGTATCTCACTTATAGTGGAGGTACGACCAGTCAAGGTGACGGTGTTTCTGATATGAACATGGAATGTTGTTATGAATAAGCAACTCGCAAAAATATATAAACCCAACATTGTAAAATTTGCTCTCAATATCTGGCCTCCTTTTTGGGGCTCGGGAATTCGAATAGCCCACATTAGCGCTGACTTTAGGGTTGTTAAGACGGTACTTAAGCTACGTTGGTGGAATAAGAACGCCAATCGTACTCAATATGGCGGTAGTATCTTCTCTCTTACTGACCCCGTTTACTCTTTGATGTTAATGGGAATTTTAGGGGAGCGGTATTATGTTTGGGATAAAGAGGCGAGTATTAACTTTATCAAGCCGGGCCAATCCGACTTGTATGCAGATTTTGAGATAAGCCAGGGGCAACTTGATGATATTTATCGTCAGACGCAGCTTGGTGAAAAGTGTTTCCCTGAGTTTATTATCCACGTGAAAGATAAGCAGGGGAATGTGGTTTCAGAAATTCAGCGTACCCTCTATGTAAGAAAGAAGCCGCAATTTAGAGATGATGACGAAGCATTAGAAGCTGAGTGTTAATGAATAGATTTTAAATAGCAAAAAACCTCCGATAAGGAGGTTTTTTCATATTTATATAATGGTTATTAATTGTAACAATTAATAACCAGCAGAGAATTAGTCTTCTAGCTCTGCTAGGCACATTTCTTCATGGATTTGTTTAACCCAATTAGATACGCGCTCATCAGTTAGCTCAGGTTGACGGTCTTCGTCGATACATAGACCAACAAATTGGCTGTCATCGCCTTCAACTAAACCTTTTGATGCTTCGAATTCGTAGCCTTCAGTTGATGTGTGACCTAGGATAGTACCGCCTTTCGCTTCAACGATGTCACGGATAGTACCCATAGCATCACAGAAGTATTCTGCGTAATCTTCTTGATCGCCACAACCAAAGATTGCAACAAGTTTAGTTGAGAAATCAATAGCTTCTAGCTCTGGGAAAAAGTCATCCCAATCACATTGTGCTTCGCCGTAGTACCACGTAGGGATACCAAGCAGCAGTAGATCGAAGTTATCGATATCTTCTTTGCTGCTTTTTGCAATGTCTTGAACGTGAACGAGCTGTTTGCTCAATTGCTTTTGAATCATCTTAGCAACAGCTTCAGTGTTACCTGTATCGCTACCAAAGAAGAGACCTACACTTGCCATAGAATCATTACCTTTCATTTTGTCTGTTGTCGGTGTAATAAAGTTCGGAAGAGAATCGTTAGATCCCAGTTCCTTCCCAGCTTAGTTGGATTATCCCTTTGGCGATAAAACCCGCACAGCCAAGGAAAAGTACTAACCACACAATGCGACGACCAAATGCAGGAACATTTCCCTGCTTGAGAACGTCCTTAATTGCCATACCGATTAAAAAGAAAATCGCGGCAAACAGGAGATCTAAACCAACAGATTCGATGATGTTCATGTAGTCGTAAAGCATGGGAACCTTATATACCAATTTTGCTTGGGCGCACTATATCACTGTTGTGAGATAAAGTTAATCTGCAGTAATTACACAGCTCTCATTTATCTGCACGAAAAGAGTAGCTAAGCGATGAATTTTCTAATTGCTCTAAGCACTTCTGCTGGTTTTTCAGCATGCAGCCAGTGACCCGTATTGGCAATGACATGTGCCTTTGCGTTAGAAAACTGCTGCTGAACGGCCGTTTGATGCTCAGCTGTGAGGTAATCTGAGTCACCACCCTTTATTAGCAAGGTTTTGACCGAGGTTTTATCAATCGGTTCCCAACCAATAATTTGTGGGTAGTTGTTGAATAGCGAGGCAACGTTGAAACGCCATTCCATGATGCCTTGTTCAGATTTGAACAAAGATTTCGTTAAGAACTGGCGAACGCCATCAATCTCGATGTATCTTGCGAGGATTTTTAGCGCATCTGTGCGTGAGGTTGGCTTTTCTTCAATCACGGCTTGTAGACCGGCGAATACGTTGTCGTGTCGACTTTGAGTGTACGCGACCGGTGCCATATCCAAGACAATCAATTTTTGCAGCGCAAGGTGTTGTGTTAGTGCCATCGCCACTTTGCCACCCATAGAGTGACCAATCACGGTGACATCTTCTAAATCAAGATCATTCAGCAGTTGAGCTACATCTTGTGCCATTGCTTGATAATTATGAGAGTCGCAATGGAAGGATTGACCGTGGTTGCGTAGATCGATACTAAGCACTTTATGATCGGCTTTTAGATCCCTAGCGAGCAAGCCAAGGTTGTCCAGATTACCGAATAATCCATGGATCAAAACAATGGTGTGACCCTCACCTTCAATTTTATAGTTGAGCTGTACTGACATTTTTATCTTATTCATGGTGGGTTTGACGTAGAGTATCCGCGCGGATCTCGCTATAATCCCCCAGAGTTTAAACATTGAGATTGTGAAAAGCGAATGAAAACAATTGAGGTTGATGAGGACCTATACCGTTTTATTGCGGGTCAGACAGAACGTATTGGCGAAAGCGCTTCAGATATTCTGCGCCGCTTGTTACAGGTTGATAGCCAAGGCATGGCTCCGATCGAAGAGATCGTCGAGCCTAAAGGTATCGTTGTTAGCAAAGAGGTAGGCTTTACTCCAGAGAAGTTCGATGGCGTTAAAGAAATGCGCTCACTACTAATATCAGATGAGTTTGCATCACTAAAGAAAGCCATTGATCGCTTCATGCTTGTGTTATCAACACTGCATAAAATCGACCCTTTAAGCTTTTCAGAAGCAACTCAAGTAAAAGGCCGTAAGCGCGTTTACTTTGCAGACAATGAAGCTACGTTGCTAGCAAACGGCAACACGACGAAGCCTAAAGCTATTCCACAAAGTCCTTTTTGGGTTATTACTAATAACAATACAAGCCGAAAAAGACAGATGGTTGAGCAGCTTATGAGCCGCATGAATTTCCAAGCAGAATTGATAGAAAAAGTAACAGGTTCAATTTAACGAAATCTGATTTAAACCTCATAATATCCATGGATAAGAAGATATTATGAGGTTTTTTTGTTTTTAAATTTTATATATAAGGATGTCGAAAAATGGCTATGCACCCTCGTGCTGGGCAGAAAGCTCAGCAGGAAGATCTTCATAATATCCCGGCTTTAGTTGCGAACTATTTCTTACAGCAACCGGATGCTACTAACCCAGATCACAAAGTACTTTTCGGTACTTCAGGTCACCGCGGTACAGCAGACAAATCAACATTTAACGAAAACCACATTCTAGCGATTGCACAAGCGGTTGCTGAGGTTCGTGCCGAACAAGGTACAACTGGCCCTCTTTTCTTAGGTAAAGATACTCACGCTCTGTCTGAGCCTGCGTTCTCTACGGTTATCGAAGTGCTTGTAGCGAACGGTGTTGAAGTTATTATTCAAGAAAACAATGGCTTTACTCCAACACCTGGTATCTCGCACGCGATTCTTACTCACAACCTAGTGAATGACAAAAAAGCCGACGGCATTGTTATCACGCCTTCGCATAACCCACCTCAAGACGGCGGTATCAAATACAACCCGACGCACGGTGGCCCGGCTGAAGCTGAACTTACTCAAGCGATTGAAGACCGTGCGAACGTGATTATTGCTGAGCAAATGCAAGGTGTTAAGCGTACTCCTATCGCACAAGCTAAACAGTCTGATCTAGTAAAAGAAGTCGACTTAGTTGCGCCATACGTCGCTGATTTGATTAACGTCGTGGATATGGAAGCGATCCAGAAAGCAAACATCAAAATTGGTGTTGATCCACTGGGTGGCAGCGGTATCGATTACTGGCGTCAAATTGGTAAAGCGTACAACCTAGATCTTACTTTGGTAAGTGAAGCGGTTGACCCATCTTTCCAGTTCATGTCTTTAGATAAAGACGGTGTGGTTCGTATGGACTGTTCCTCTCCATACGCGATGGCTGGCTTACTGGCTCTTAAAGACGAGTATGCACTGGCGTTTGGTAACGACCCTGATTACGATCGCCACGGCATTGTTACGCCAAAAGGCCTAATGAATCCAAACCACTTCCTAGCAGTTTGTATCGACTACCTATACCGCAACCGCGAAGGTTGGGGTAAAGACGTTGCTGTTGGTAAAACACTAGTATCAAGCGCATTGATTGACCGCGTTGTTGCTGACCTAGGTCGCGAACTTTGTGAAGTGCCAGTTGGTTTCAAATGGTTCGTTGATGGCTTGTACAACGGTCAGTTTGGTTTCGGCGGTGAAGAGAGTGCGGGTGCGTCTTTCTTACGTAAAGACGGGACGCCTTGGTCAACAGATAAAGATGGTCTAATTCTTTGCCTACTTGCGGCTGAGATCACTGCGGTAACGAGTAAGAATCCACAAGAATACTACGAAGAGCTTGCTGCTAAACACGGCGAATCTAAGTACAACCGAATTCAAGCGGTGGCAAATGGTGCGCAAAAAGATGTGCTTAAAAAGCTATCTCCAGAGATGGTTTCTGCTGAGACACTGGCTGGTGATGCAATTACTGCACGCTTAACACACGCTCCAGGTAACGGTGCTGCGATTGGTGGCCTGAAAGTGACAACTGAAAACGGTTGGTTTGCAGCTCGTCCATCAGGCACGGAAGACATCTACAAGATCTACTGTGAAAGCTTTAAAGGTGAAGAGCACCTAAAAGCAATTGAAGCAGAAGCTCAAGAGATTGTTAACCAAGTATTTGCAGCCGCTGGCCTATAATCCAATACGATTCATAGCGTTATCAAGCAAATAGTAGAAGGGTTGATGTGAAAGCATCAGCCCTTTTTATTTGTCTGTAAGTAAGTAAGTAAGTAAGTAAGTAAGTGGCTAAGACTAAGTCAACTCAATGGTTGAATGGATTAGCCGTGTGGCCAACTTTGTGGCATCACAAACCAGAATTGCCCCGACTTGGTTTGCCCATGGACGAAGCGATCACCAAACTCGGTGATAGGCTGACTGTTGAAATCATCCGTCCCGGCCGCCCATTGTTCTTTGGTGAGAGGGTAGAGCGCTTCAGTGATTAGATGAGCTTGGTCTTGATAGCACCAAAAACCGTTTACTTGGCTTGGGTTAATGTCGTAACCCAAACATTCAGTAGGTACTTTTTGATCTAAGAATGGGTTGGTGTATAGACGACCTTGCATAAGTAAGTGCTTTGAGTCGACATTGATCTCTGGATATTGCTCAATAAACGCTGCAGAAGAGGACATTGCCAACTGGTGGCTGAGCATTCTGTCGAGTTTCTTATCCAATTGGTCGTGAGAGTTGGGTCCAAACCATGTCTGTTCGTGGAGCAGGTAAAACTTAATCGCCACTTCCCAATGTTCCAGCTTTTGGTTGCTCCCTTCTTCAAGAATAAAGTCGATTGCACCGAGAGTTCTGCCTTCCACATTGATCTGAATCTCATCGTGCTTAATCGAGTAATTCGGTGAGGCAGTGATCACTTGTTCGCATAGATGTTGATAGAGGAAACCTAATCTAGGATTACCATCATAAGTATGTGATGAGTCGATGGCATGGTGGCTAGAGAATACCCCGAGATCAGAAATGGGTGGCTTAATTTCCAGTAGCGGCGGTGAGCCAATCATCCATTGGTAAAAACGTTGCAGTTCAGTCATCGGTTCCTCGTAAACTTTAGTCATCTGTTCTTAATAAACAGAGGGCAGGGCTTTCGACATTCTACCCGTAAATTGATATAACGACGTTATTATAAAGGTAAGCTGGAAATAAAAATGAATAACTTACAATTAGAAAAGCTACTTAACGAAAAACTGCAGCCACAGCAGATTAAAGATTACTGTCCAAACGGTCTTCAAGTTGAAGGCAATGCTGAAGTAAAACGCATCATTACTGGCGTGACGGCTTCTCAGGCTTTGATTAATAAAGCAGTCGAGCTAAAGGCTGATGCTTTGTTAGTTCATCATGGGTTCTTTTGGAAAGGTGAGCCAGAAGCCATTCGCGGGATGAAAGGTAAGCGTATTCGCACATTGATCAAAAACGATATCAATCTGTTAGGTTACCACCTTCCTCTTGATATCCACCCTGAGCTTGGTAATAACGCGAAACTGGCCGAGTTACTTGAGATTGAAGTCGAAGGCGGTTTGGAAGGGCACCCACAATCGGTTGCTATGTTTGGCAAACTAAAAACACCAATGACAGGTGAAGAGTTTGCCGTAAAAATTGACCAAGCTCTGAATCGCAAACCACTGCATATCGCTCCAGAAAACCAAAACAAAACGATTACGACTGTCGGTTGGTGTACTGGTGGTGGCCAAGACTACATTGAGCTAGCTGCTTCTCAAGGTATTGATGCATTTATCTCTGGTGAGATTTCAGAACGTACAACTTACTCAGCACGCGAGCAAGACATTCATTATTTTGCTGCTGGCCACCATGCCACTGAACGCTACGGTGTGAAGGCGCTAGGTGAATGGTTAGCGGAAGAGCATGGCTTGG
This region of Vibrio sp. BS-M-Sm-2 genomic DNA includes:
- the nagE gene encoding N-acetylglucosamine-specific PTS transporter subunit IIBC; the encoded protein is MLPIATLPIAALLLRLGQGDLLDIPFMAQAGGAIFGNLPLLFGLGIAIGLSKDGNGAAGLAGAVAYFVLTATATTINADVNMSFFGGIFAGIIAGHSYNAFHATRLPEWLAFFAGKRLVPIMAGLFALVAGAVSGVVWPGVQSGLDALAHAVSTSGAIGQFVYGTLNRALIPVGLHHVLNSYFWFGMGTCQEIIVAGQGAFANITQLCVDPALAKTLVVGQEHTFTFANSVTPEITTVVKEVTETVKSGDLHRFFGGDKGAGVFMNGFFPVMMFGLPGAALAMYLAAPAEKRSQVGGALFSVAFCSFLTGITEPLEFMFVFLAPALYAMHAVFTGLSLVVANMFGTLHGFGFSAGLIDFVLNWGLATKPFVLLLIGLGFGALYFFTFSFAIRAFNLKSPGREDDDEAVAAPAGDAPKGDLARQYLKALGGHDNLTSIDACITRLRLTLKDRSVADEVVLKKLGAKGVVKLGENNLQVILGPLAEIVAGEMKAIGAGEDLSDVKLP
- a CDS encoding DUF4442 domain-containing protein; this encodes MNKQLAKIYKPNIVKFALNIWPPFWGSGIRIAHISADFRVVKTVLKLRWWNKNANRTQYGGSIFSLTDPVYSLMLMGILGERYYVWDKEASINFIKPGQSDLYADFEISQGQLDDIYRQTQLGEKCFPEFIIHVKDKQGNVVSEIQRTLYVRKKPQFRDDDEALEAEC
- the glnS gene encoding glutamine--tRNA ligase, which gives rise to MSEAEARPSNFIRQIIDKDLADGTHSSVHTRFPPEPNGYLHIGHAKSICLNFGIAQDYQGQCNLRFDDTNPEKEDVEYVESIKNDVSWLGFEWSGDICYSSNYFDTLYAYAVELINKGLAYVDELSPDQIREYRGTLKEPGKASPYRDRSPEENLALFEKMRDGGFEEGKACLRAKIDMSSSFMVMRDPVIYRVRFAHHHQTADKWCIYPMYDFTHCISDALEGITHSICTLEFQDNRRLYDWVLDNITIDCQPRQYEFSRLNLEYTVMSKRKLNQLVVENLVQGWDDPRMPTISGLRRRGFTSSSIREFCKRIGVTKQENMIEFGSLESCIRDDLNENAPRAMAVLDPVKIVIENYEADAVETLTVANHPNKPEMGTREVPFTREVWIERDDFREEANKKYKRLVLGKEVRLRGAYVIKAERIEKDAEGNITTIFCSYDNETLGKNPADGRKVKGVIHWVSADKALPAEIRLYDRLFTVANPAAADDFAATLNPESLVTLNGFVEPSLAEGVAEQAYQFERTGYFCVDSKDSKAGALVFNRTVGLRDTWGKTEA
- the fcrX gene encoding ferric iron uptake transcriptional regulator FcrX, whose protein sequence is MSDNNQALKDAGLKVTLPRLKILEVLQQPDCQHISAEDLYKKLIDLGEEIGLATVYRVLNQFDDAGIVTRHHFEGGKSVFELSTQHHHDHLVCLDCGEVIEFSDDIIEERQKEIAQRYNVQLTNHSLYLYGKSISGDCKGNPDAHKAKK
- a CDS encoding ROK family protein, which produces MNGGQIGNVDLVKQLNSAAVYRLIDQQGPISRIQVADVSQLAPASVTKITRQLLERGLIKEVAQQASTGGRRAISLTTEVEPFHSVAVRLGRDYIQISLHDLGGRELAFQQQDLNYSDQSDLTQGLVNNLKAFIAEHQPKIDQLIAIGVTLPGLVNPTTGVVEYMPNTDIDNLALSDIIRDTFHVACFVGNDVRGMALAEHYFGASKDSQDSILVSVHRGTGAGIIVNGQVFLGHNRNVGEIGHIQIDPLGEQCQCGNFGCLETVAANPAIVERVQKLIKQGYESSLTELERITIQDVCDHAINGDELAKQSLVRVGNQLGKAIAMTINLFNPQKVIIAGDITKAQEIVFPAIKRNVENQSLTTFHSGLPIVASQIDKHPTMGAFAMIKRAMLNGVLLQKLLED
- the nagA gene encoding N-acetylglucosamine-6-phosphate deacetylase — encoded protein: MYALSNCKIYTGSDVLTDHAVVIENELIKKVCPISELPEGIEVRDLDGANLSPGFIDLQLNGCGGVMLNDEITAETMQIMHEANLKSGCTSFLPTLITSSDEDMRAVITAAREYHNQYQNQSLGLHLEGPYLNVAKKGIHSVDHIRKSDSEMIELICENSDLVAKVTLAPELNDPEHIERLRKAGVVVSIGHTNATYAEARQGFESGITFATHLFNAMTPMVGREPGVVGAIYDTPEVYAGIIADGFHVDYANIRIAHKIKGEKLVLVTDATAPAGADMEYFIFVGKKVYYRDGKCVDENGTLGGSALTMIEAVQNTVEHAGIALDEALRMATLYPATAIGVETKLGRIKKGMVANLAVFDRDFNVKATVVNGQYEHN